The DNA segment GACAGATAACCGTCGTTATCCATCCACTAGGTCATCGGCCCAGCGGCAGTATTGATGCGGCACCTCCCTCCCGCGAGGCTGGTGGCAGGCTGGATAGGGAAGTTTCACGAACCCACCCGAGCGTAAGGACGTCAGCGTGCCCATCGCCACGATCAACCCGGCCACCGGGGAGACAGTCAAGACCTTCACCGCGGCAACCGACGAGGAAGTCGACGCCGCGATAGCCCGCGCCTACCACCGGTTCCACGACTACCGTCGCAACACCACCTTCGCCCAGCGGGCCCGGTGGGCCCACGCCACCGCCGACCTGCTGGAGGCCGAGGCCGACGAAGCGGCCGCGCTGATGACCCTCGAGATGGGCAAGACGCTGGCGTCGGCCAAGGCGGAAGCACTCAAATGCGCCAAGGGTTTTCATTACTACGCTGACAATGCCGAGACACTGCTGGCCGACGAGCCGGTGGACACGGCCAAAGTCGGCGCGTCCCGGGCATACAGCCGCTACCAACCACTCGGGGTGGTGCTGGCCGTGATGCCCTGGAACTTCCCGCTGTGGCAGGCCGTCCGGTTCGCCGCGCCGGCCCTGATGGCCGGCAACGTCGGCCTCCTCAAGCACGCCTCGAACGTACCGCAGTGCGCGTTATACCTGGCCGACGTCATCGCCCGCGGCGGCTTCCCGGACGGTTGCTTCCAGACACTGCTCGTGACCTCCAACGCCGTCGAGCGCATCCTGCGCGATCCGCGGGTCGCGGCGGCCACCCTTACCGGCAGCGAGCCGGCCGGCCAATCCGTCGGCGCCATCGCCGGCGACGAAATCAAACCCACCGTGCTGGAACTCGGTGGCAGTGACCCGTTCATCGTGA comes from the Mycobacterium shinjukuense genome and includes:
- a CDS encoding NADP-dependent succinic semialdehyde dehydrogenase gives rise to the protein MPIATINPATGETVKTFTAATDEEVDAAIARAYHRFHDYRRNTTFAQRARWAHATADLLEAEADEAAALMTLEMGKTLASAKAEALKCAKGFHYYADNAETLLADEPVDTAKVGASRAYSRYQPLGVVLAVMPWNFPLWQAVRFAAPALMAGNVGLLKHASNVPQCALYLADVIARGGFPDGCFQTLLVTSNAVERILRDPRVAAATLTGSEPAGQSVGAIAGDEIKPTVLELGGSDPFIVMPSADLDAAVSTAVTARVQNNGQSCIAAKRFIVHADIYDVFVEKFVEAMSALKVGDPTDPQTQVGPLATEQGRDEIAKQVEDAAAAGAVIRCGGERLDRPGWFYPPTVITDITTDMALYTEEVFGPVASVYRAADIDEAIEIANATTFGLGSNAWTRDEAEQQRFIDDIEAGQVFINGMTVSYPELPFGGVKRSGYGRELSAHGIREFCNIKTVWVG